In Listeria cossartiae subsp. cossartiae, the DNA window TTATGATGTATCGCGCGACGAACTATATTTCGGGGAAAAAGGAAAAGGGGCCACAGTAAACGGTAGAACGATTCCTAAAATTGATCCGGCTGTCGACCTAGCAGATGCTCTTTTAATCGCTAATATGAGCGTAACGCGAAAATTCCCAACGATGTGGGAGGCGGTCAAAGCTTCTCGCGGCTTACGTCTACACGGCGCGGCTTCACTAGAATATATGGATGTTGCGACAGGACGAGCGGGCGCCTATCTTTCAGCTAATCTAGCTCCGTGGGATATTGCGGCTGGAAAAATTATCGTCGAAGAATTAGGCGGAAAAGTGACGAGACTTAATGGCGAAAAAATCAATATGTTAGAAAAAGGAAGTTCCATCGTAGCTGCACCCAAAATTCATCAAACCTTATTAGATAACTACCTGCCTTAAAGAAAGCGCTCAACATAAAAAAAGTTATTTTCAGAAAATAAAAATCGTGCCAAATGCGCTTAGCTATGCTATAATAGGTAAGTTGATTTAAACGAGACGATAGCGACGGAGGAAAATAAATCTATTTTCCTCTTTCTTTTGGCTAATCTTCACGATAAATGTTTGGATTTTTAATTTAGGAGGAAACAAGATTGAATTTAAGAAATGATATTCGTAATGTAGCAATTATTGCCCACGTTGACCATGGTAAAACAACACTAGTAGACCAATTATTACGCCAGTCAGGCACATTCCGCGACAATGAAACAGTTGCAGAACGCGCAATGGACAACAATGATTTAGAAAGAGAACGCGGTATTACAATTTTAGCAAAAAATACAGCGATTAAGTATGAAGATACACGTGTAAACATCATGGATACACCTGGACACGCCGATTTC includes these proteins:
- a CDS encoding inositol monophosphatase family protein; translated protein: MDSEKIDYLARLWIMEAAAKIKQSFKETLDIDVKSGRNDLVTNMDKETEAFFVKQIKEHFPNHRLFGEEGMAVDVTDLNGVVWILDPIDGTLNFVEQQRDFAISLAVYEDGVGQLAYIYDVSRDELYFGEKGKGATVNGRTIPKIDPAVDLADALLIANMSVTRKFPTMWEAVKASRGLRLHGAASLEYMDVATGRAGAYLSANLAPWDIAAGKIIVEELGGKVTRLNGEKINMLEKGSSIVAAPKIHQTLLDNYLP